In Blastocatellia bacterium, the genomic window GGCGTCGGACCATGACGATGCGTCTCGATGTGAATGTCTTTCCCGTAAGCAAAATCCTATTTGACAAACCAACACGACTGGAGGCGGATTGCTTGGTGGTTGACCGGGAGCAGATATGCGCCTTGGTGTTGGAAGACCCGCGCATTGCCAATGTGCAGGTGGACGTAGCCGAGCCAGGCCAGTCAGTGCGCATCATTCATGTGTGTGACGCCTTTGAGCCGCGCCTGAAAGTGGCTGGTCCGGGCGTTTGCTATCCCGGCGTGATGGGACCGGTTGATACGGTTGGTCACGGCGTGACGCATTGTCTTCGAGGCATGGCCGTGTTGCTTTCGTGCGAATATCCGCGGCTGATTGAGACCGGCATTGCCGCAGCGCCGGAAGCGATTCTGGACATGTCTGGTCCGGGCGCTCTCAGCCCGTTGTCTCAGACGCTCAATCTGGTGCTGGTGCTCGAACTGGCGCCGGGTTATTCGCAAGGCGATTACGGACAAGCTGTGCAACGAGCTGGCTTGAAGGTCTCGCGCCACCTGGCCGAGCTGACGCGCACTCAGTCGCCGTCGCACACGGAGCGTTATGAATTGCCGCCCGTTCCTCAACCACTGCCGCGGGTGGTCTACATTCATCAGATGTACACGCACTTGAACATCCCATCGCCCTACGTGACCTGGTACGGGATGCCGATCACCGATTGGATGCCGATGTGGGTCCATCCCAATGAAATCCTCGATGGAGCGTTGCTTTCGGGCGTTGTCGGCAAGGATGCTGTGCGTCCGACCTCGTGGGAGCATGTCAATCATCCAATCATCCGCCGGCTCTACGCCGCGCACGGGACCGAGGTGGATTTTGCCGGCGTCATTCTGCATCGCACGCGGTTTGAGGTGTTCGAGGAAAAGCAGCTATCGGCCAACCAAGCGGCCAAGCTGGCTCAATTGATCGGAGCGACGGGTGCCTTAATCACTTGGGTCGGCGCCGGCAATGCCTTCATTGAAGGCATGCTGACAGTTCAAGCGTTGGAGCGAGCTGGTATCAAGTCGGTCTTCATGACGTATGAACATGGCGGACGCGAAGGGGCTGAATCGCCGCTGATGTTCACCGTGCCTGAGGCTGACGCCATTATATCGGTCGGCAGTTTGGATCGTCCAAAGGTGTTGCCGCCGGTCGCTCGCGTCATCGGTGGAGATACGGTGAATTTAAATCCTGAAGCGGGCGAAGAACGCATACCGGCGGCTGGGGAAATTGCTCTGGATTGGCATCTGCCTGTGCTGAGCGGCACCGATAATTGGGGCTTCGGCTGTCAGACCTGTGTGGAGTATTAACGGCATGAGCGCGACCTATCATCTGGCTGTCAATGGCACGCTGATGCGCGGGTTTGAACTCAATAAGAATTTGCTTGATGTCGGCGCCACCTTTGTGTGTGAGACGAAAACGGCCCCGCACTATCGCCTCTGGTCAATTGATGACCGGTATCCTGGCATGCTCCGCGTTCAACCGCCGGAGCGGGGCGCCGCTATCACGGTTGAGGTCTGGGCGCTCGATGCCGCTGGCCTGGTCACGGTGTTGGCCGGCGAGCCGCCCGGACTCGCCATCGGGCAGGTGCTCCTCGCCGACGGAACGTCCACATTCGGCGTGTTGGCTGAGCCATGGATTATTGCGGGTCAGCGCGAGATCACCGAGTTTGGTGGATGGCGTGAATATCTGCGTGCAGTAGGGAGGTCGGCTGGTGAGTAACAGACCGATTCGAGTTGTGCATTACCTGAATCAGTTTTTCGGCGGCATCGGCGGCGAAGACAAGGCCGATGTTGGCTGGCAGATTCGTGAGGCGCCGGTTGGCCCCGGCGTTGGATTGCAGCGGCAGTGGGGCGAACGAGCGCGCATTGTGGCAACGCTCATCTGCGGCGATAACTACTTCCAAGATCACATTGCGACGGTTCGCGCTGAGGCGCTCGCCGCGCTCAAGCA contains:
- a CDS encoding glycine/sarcosine/betaine reductase component B subunit, which translates into the protein MTMRLDVNVFPVSKILFDKPTRLEADCLVVDREQICALVLEDPRIANVQVDVAEPGQSVRIIHVCDAFEPRLKVAGPGVCYPGVMGPVDTVGHGVTHCLRGMAVLLSCEYPRLIETGIAAAPEAILDMSGPGALSPLSQTLNLVLVLELAPGYSQGDYGQAVQRAGLKVSRHLAELTRTQSPSHTERYELPPVPQPLPRVVYIHQMYTHLNIPSPYVTWYGMPITDWMPMWVHPNEILDGALLSGVVGKDAVRPTSWEHVNHPIIRRLYAAHGTEVDFAGVILHRTRFEVFEEKQLSANQAAKLAQLIGATGALITWVGAGNAFIEGMLTVQALERAGIKSVFMTYEHGGREGAESPLMFTVPEADAIISVGSLDRPKVLPPVARVIGGDTVNLNPEAGEERIPAAGEIALDWHLPVLSGTDNWGFGCQTCVEY
- a CDS encoding gamma-glutamylcyclotransferase; protein product: MSATYHLAVNGTLMRGFELNKNLLDVGATFVCETKTAPHYRLWSIDDRYPGMLRVQPPERGAAITVEVWALDAAGLVTVLAGEPPGLAIGQVLLADGTSTFGVLAEPWIIAGQREITEFGGWREYLRAVGRSAGE